A segment of the Brevundimonas sp. M20 genome:
CGCCGCCAGCACCCGCAGCGGCGCGGTCTCGACCTCCGGCGTGGCCAGCGGCTCGCCCCGCGCGGTGAAGGTGGCCTCCCGCAGGGTCACTTCCTCTTCCGCGATGGCCGTGCGGACCATATGCTCCAGCCGCAGCGCGGCCTGCGCCGCGTGCGGGGTCTGGGTCATGGCGATGTCGGCCAGTCCCGGCTCCCAGGCCGGGGTCATCTCGCCGATGGCCAGAACCGGCAGGCGGCGAGGGGAGACGGTCTGGCGCATGGCGCGCACCCCGTCGTCGGCGTTTTCGAGCCGGGCGTCGAGGACCACCGCCTCCAGCGGCCAGTCGATCAGAACCTGCACCGCTCCGGCCAGCGACCGCGCCGTCACCGTGCGCCAGCCGAGCGCATCCAGACCCTGACACAGGGGGCCGATCAGGTCGTCATCGGGCGCGACGACCAGAATACGCGGATCAAGGACCAAAGGACGGATTCTCCGGATCGCCCCCGCCCCGGCGGCGCTCTCATGAGGGGGGACCATAGCGATGACCCCTGTCCGGAAGCAACGGGCCAATCAGCGGTTTTTCCGCAGCGGCGGCGAGGCTGGTTCCAATGGGGCCGAATTGCGGTAAACGTCTCGCCTTGGGTGGCGCGAGTACAGGTTTGCAGGCGAACACGGACATTGATGCGGCGGTGCGCTGGGCCATGCCCAGGCTCTGGGGCCGTCTTGCGGTCAGGGCTTTCACCCGCAGCTGGGGTCGCGACGTCATGCTCTATACGGGCGGCGTCTCCTTCTTCGCCCTGCTGGCCGTCTTCCCCGCCATCGCCATCCTGATCGGCTTCTACAAGGTCGTCCTGTCGATCGGTCAGGTCAGTGAGCAGGCCGCGGCGCTGGCCGATGTCATGCCGCATGCCGCCCGCGCCATCTTTCAGCAGGAGATCGAGCGGCTGGCCAACGCCTCGGCCCGCACCGTGTCGGCCCAGAGCTTCTTCGCCCTCGTGATCGGCGGGTATGCCGCCCACCGGGGCTTCAAGGCCCTGCTGGCGGGACTGAACCTGATCCATGACGAGACCGAGCCCCACGGCTTCTTCAAGTTCAATCTGCTGGCCTTCTTCGTCGCCCTGTTCGCCTTCGCCCTGTTCACCGTGGTGTCGGGCGCCGTCGTCACCTCACGGCTGATGGAGCATACCGGCCCGGGCTCCGTCGCTTCCGCCAACGGCTTTTCACTGGACGGTTTGTGGCCCGCCATCGGTCTCGCGATCGGGCTGACCATGCTCTACCGCTACGCCATGTCCCACACCGCGCCGGTCGCCTGGGCGCCGTCCATCGTCGGGGGTCTGGTGGCCACGGTGATGTCCACGGTCTCGTCCTGGCTGTGCGCCATCTACGTTGAGCAGATCGCTCCGCTGGGCGCCACCTACGGCTCGGTCGGCGCCGTCGTCGTACTGCTGATCTGGCTGTCGTGGAACGTCAACGCCATCTTCTACGGCGGCGCCTTCACCACCGAGATGGAGATCGCCGCTCGCGAGATGGACGCGCCCGCGCCGGACGCAAGCGCGGATACCGGTGAAAAGACGGTGGTCAGCCTGTCGGAGCGTCGGGCGTCGCGACCACGATAGTCAGGACGCCGTCGGCCTCCTTGATCGACACCACTTCGCCGCCCAGATCCCGCATCAGGAAGGGTACGTCGATCCGCGCCATCGGATCGGTCGCCAGCAGGGTCAGGCGCTGGCCGGGCGCGGCGGCGTTATACGCCTTCTGGAGTTTCAGGCTGGGGGTCGGACAGCGGTGCCCCCGCGCGTCGATCACCGTCATGCGCGGATGCGGTCCAGCAGCAGGTTCAGCGCCACGCGCACGCTCTCGAGCCGAACGGCCTCGCGTCCGATGTCGCCGAAGCGATGCTCGGCATGGACCACGCCCGCCGGTCCGGCTGCGGCGAAGTGAACCAGTCCCACCGGCTTTTCAGGCGACCCGCCGCCCGGTCCGGCGATGCCCGTTATGGCCACCGAAACGGTCGCGTCGGAGCGGGCGACCGCGCCTTCCGCCATCGCTCGCGCCACGGGTTCCGACACCGCGCCGTGCGCCTCGATCATCGCGGCCGGAACGCCCACCAGCGCGGTCTTCGCGGCGTTGCTGTAGGTGACGAAGCCCCGGTCCACCACGGTAGACGACCCGGCGATCTCGGTCAGGGCGCCGGCCACCAGCCCGCCGGTGCAGCTTTCCGCCGTGGCCGCCATCAGTCCGCGCGCCGAGGCCTCCGTAATGATCTGTTGAGCGAGGGCTCTGATATCTGTCGGGAACATCCGGGCTTTCCGATGGGGCGACGAGTCGGTCTAGTCTGACCGTGCGCTGTTCGGGCGCCAGCATACGGGACGGCGCGGGCATGAGCGAGACCAGCATGGACACGGTGACGCGGCCGGCCGACCGGTTGACCCCGATCCTGTTCGCCGTGGCCATCTTCGTTTCGGCCTCGCTGGTCTTCGTGGTCCAGCCGATGGTGACCAAGCTGGTTCTGCCCATGCTCGGCGGATCGCCGTCGGTGTGGAACACTTCGATGGTCTTCTTCCAGACCGCGCTGCTCGCCGGATATGGTTATGCTCACGGCCTGCAGCGGATCGGCTCGATCAGGCTCCAGGTGGCGATCCATCTGACCCTTTTGCTGGCCGCGGCCCTGTTCCTCCCCCTGCACATCAACGGCTGGTTGGGAGACCCCAACCCGTCCGCGCCGATCGGCTGGCTGCTGGCCACGCTGACGCTTTCGGTGGGGGCGCCGTTCGCCATCCTGTCCGCCACCGCCCCCCTGCTTCAGGCCTGGTACGCCCGCGTCCGGGCCGGGCATTCGGACGGCAAGAACCCCTACGTCCTTTACGCCGCCTCGAACCTCGGCAGCTTCCTGGCCCTGCTGTCCTATCCGATCCTGATCGAGCCGCTCTCGACCCTGTCCGGCCAGCGCTGGAGCTGGACCGGCGGCTACGGCGTCTTCGTCCTGCTGGTGGCGGCGCTGGCTTTGGTGGTCTGGAGTCGCCGTCTGGATCGCGCCGCCGAGCCCGCGCCTCTGGAAAAGAGCGCCCCGATCCCCTGGAAGGAAAAGGGCCTGCTGGTCCTGCTCGCCGCCGCGCCGTCCAGCCTAATGCTGGGGGTGACCACCCACCTGTCCACCGACGTCGCCTCGGCGCCCTTCCTGTGGGTGATCCCGTTGGCGCTCTACCTGCTGACCTTCGTCATCGCCTTCCAGAACAGGCCGTGGATACCGCTGCCGATCACCCTGGTCATCCAGGCGGGTGCAGGGGCGGTCGGCGTTCTGCTGGTCGCCTTCCGGTCGGGGGACTGGGGGTTGGCTTTCGCGATCAATCTGGTCGCCTTCTTCTTCGCGACCCTGATGTGTCACCAGCTGCTGGCTGCGCGTCGACCCGCGCCGGACCGGCTGACCGAGTTCTATCTGCTGATGTCGTTCGGCGGCGTGGTCGGGGGCGCCTTCACGGCTCTTGTGGCGCCGGTGATCTTCGACATGGTGTGGGAGTACCCGCTGGTGCTGGTGCTGGTCGGCCTTCTGCGGCCGTGGGGAAGGGGGCGGATCGACGGCCAGTATGTCGGCGCCATGGTCGGCGCCGCCGTCGTGGCGCTGATCCCCGTGCTGCTCTCTGTCTGGCTGAACTCAAACGACGCGGCGCGCGGGTTCTTCTACGACACCTTCCCGCTCAACATGTCGCAACTGACGATGGTGATCCTTGTGCCGGCGGTGGTCTGCGCCTTTCTGGCGCGGGATCGGGCGGTCGTCTTCACCGCCATCCTGGTGATGATCGCCCTGTCGTCCCAGTGGATCACCCGCGGCTATGACTGGAGTTATTCGGAGCGCAGCTTCTTCGGCGTGATGCGGGTGGCGAATGTGCCCGATCAGGGCATGGGCGGCGACGTCCATGTGTTGATGCACGGCACGACCCTGCATGGCGCGCAGGCTCAACAGGGCCAGAATGTCTGCGCCCCGACCCTGTACTACAACGTCAACACCCCCATCGGTCAGTCCGCGCTGATGGTGCGCGGGCGCGGGCCGATGAATATCGGCGTCGTCGGTCAGGGCTCCGGCGCCATGGCGACCTACAAACGTCCGCAGGACACCCTGACCTTCTTCGAGATCGATCCGATGGTGGACCGGCTGTCGCGTGATCCACGCTGGTTCAGCTACATCTCGGCCTGCGCGGAGGGGCCGGTGAAGACCGTGCTGGGCGACGCCCGCCTGACGCTCAATCACCAACGGGCGGGCAGCTATGATCTGCTGATCATCGACGCCTTCTCGTCGGACGCCGTCCCGACCCACCTGCTGACGGTCGAGGCGATCCGCGGGTATCTGCGGTTGCTCAAGCCGAACGGGGTGGTGCTGCTGCACCTGTCGAACCGGAACCTTGAGATCACCCTGCCGACCGTCGCGGCGGCGCAGGATCTCGGCGTTCCGGCCCTGCACCAGCTCTACATCGAAAGCGGGGACATGCCGACGATGGCCGAGGCCTCGACCGAGGCCCTGATCATCTCGCCGACCGAAGCGGGGCTGGCTGACTTCCGCCGGGACGCGCGCTGGAAGCAGCCCGCCGAGACCTCCGTTCGCGCCTGGACTGACGACTATGTGAACCTGCTCGGGGCGATCTGGCGCAGCCGCTTCCCGCCGCCGGAGCGCCCGTACTAGAGCGCGGCCGGCAGCTCCA
Coding sequences within it:
- a CDS encoding YihY/virulence factor BrkB family protein, which gives rise to MPRLWGRLAVRAFTRSWGRDVMLYTGGVSFFALLAVFPAIAILIGFYKVVLSIGQVSEQAAALADVMPHAARAIFQQEIERLANASARTVSAQSFFALVIGGYAAHRGFKALLAGLNLIHDETEPHGFFKFNLLAFFVALFAFALFTVVSGAVVTSRLMEHTGPGSVASANGFSLDGLWPAIGLAIGLTMLYRYAMSHTAPVAWAPSIVGGLVATVMSTVSSWLCAIYVEQIAPLGATYGSVGAVVVLLIWLSWNVNAIFYGGAFTTEMEIAAREMDAPAPDASADTGEKTVVSLSERRASRPR
- a CDS encoding sulfurtransferase TusA family protein, with the protein product MTVIDARGHRCPTPSLKLQKAYNAAAPGQRLTLLATDPMARIDVPFLMRDLGGEVVSIKEADGVLTIVVATPDAPTG
- a CDS encoding CinA family protein, whose translation is MFPTDIRALAQQIITEASARGLMAATAESCTGGLVAGALTEIAGSSTVVDRGFVTYSNAAKTALVGVPAAMIEAHGAVSEPVARAMAEGAVARSDATVSVAITGIAGPGGGSPEKPVGLVHFAAAGPAGVVHAEHRFGDIGREAVRLESVRVALNLLLDRIRA
- a CDS encoding spermidine synthase gives rise to the protein MSETSMDTVTRPADRLTPILFAVAIFVSASLVFVVQPMVTKLVLPMLGGSPSVWNTSMVFFQTALLAGYGYAHGLQRIGSIRLQVAIHLTLLLAAALFLPLHINGWLGDPNPSAPIGWLLATLTLSVGAPFAILSATAPLLQAWYARVRAGHSDGKNPYVLYAASNLGSFLALLSYPILIEPLSTLSGQRWSWTGGYGVFVLLVAALALVVWSRRLDRAAEPAPLEKSAPIPWKEKGLLVLLAAAPSSLMLGVTTHLSTDVASAPFLWVIPLALYLLTFVIAFQNRPWIPLPITLVIQAGAGAVGVLLVAFRSGDWGLAFAINLVAFFFATLMCHQLLAARRPAPDRLTEFYLLMSFGGVVGGAFTALVAPVIFDMVWEYPLVLVLVGLLRPWGRGRIDGQYVGAMVGAAVVALIPVLLSVWLNSNDAARGFFYDTFPLNMSQLTMVILVPAVVCAFLARDRAVVFTAILVMIALSSQWITRGYDWSYSERSFFGVMRVANVPDQGMGGDVHVLMHGTTLHGAQAQQGQNVCAPTLYYNVNTPIGQSALMVRGRGPMNIGVVGQGSGAMATYKRPQDTLTFFEIDPMVDRLSRDPRWFSYISACAEGPVKTVLGDARLTLNHQRAGSYDLLIIDAFSSDAVPTHLLTVEAIRGYLRLLKPNGVVLLHLSNRNLEITLPTVAAAQDLGVPALHQLYIESGDMPTMAEASTEALIISPTEAGLADFRRDARWKQPAETSVRAWTDDYVNLLGAIWRSRFPPPERPY